Genomic DNA from Thermobifida alba:
GCGGGCCGCGCGGCAGGCGCAGCGCGAACAGCAGAACTGAGCCGGCCTCCTGCTGTCAGCAGAACGGGCTGTCCCCGGACGGCCGCGTGTGGTTGGTTCGGAGCATGAGCGGACTCCGTTTCGGCGTCAGTTTCCACGGCGCCGACCTCGACCACTGGACCGACTACTGCGTACGGACCGAGGAGCTGGGCTTCGACGTCCTCTACGCCCCCGACCACCTGGGGCAGCCCGACCCCTTCGTGATGCTGGCCGCCGCGGCGGCGGCCACCACGCGGCTGGGGCTGGGCACCTACGTGCTCAACAACGGGTTCCACAACCCCGCGCTGCTGGCCCGCGCGGCCGCCACCGTGGACCGGATCAGCGGCGGCCGACTGGAGCTGGGCCTGGGCGCGGGGCACATGAAGTGGGAGTTCGACGACGCGGGCATCCCGTGGCGGCCCCACGCCGAACGGGTCGAACGCCTGGAACGCGCCGTCGCCGAACTCGACCGCCGGTTCGCCGGGACCGAACCGGCCCCGGCCCGCTCCCCGCGTCCGACGCTGACGATCGGCGGCCACGGCGAGCGCGTCCTCACCCTGGCCGCCGCACACGCCGACGTCGTCGCCTTCAGCGGCCTCCGGCACCGCCCGGGCCGCCCGCCGGGGGAGTTCACCGTCGCCGGGACCGACGAGCTGCTGCGGCGGGTGGAGCTGGTGCGCGGCGTCGCCGCCCGGCACGGCCGGAACCCGGAGTTCAGCGTGCTCGTCCAGGAGGTCCTGGTCACCGACGACGTCGAGCGCGCCTTCGCCGAACGGTCCGAGCGCTTCGCGGCCGCCGGGCTGGGCACCCTGGAGGAGGTGCTGGACAGCCCCTTCGTCCTGCTCGGCAGCGCCGCGGAGATCGCCCGGGAGCTTCTCGCCCACCGCGACCGGTTCGGGTTCACCACGGTGGTCACCCACGGCGTCCACCGCGACGCGCTGGCGGCGGTCGTCCCCGAGGCCGCAGCGCTGTCCTGAGCCGCTCAGAACAGGGTGTCGGCGGTGACCGCGCCGAGGACGCCCACCAGCACGCAGATGCCCAGCGACCCCAGGTAGACGGTCGGTCCCGACAGGCTCGGCAGCGTCTCGGGGAGCGCGCGCCGCGCGGCCAGCGCGGAGAAGGCCAGGGTGGAGCCGAGGACCAGCAGCGCCACGCAGAACGCCACGGTGAAGGCCGAGGCGAAGCCCGCCTGCGGGGTCGTGGCCAGCAGGTTGGCGGCGCCCAGCGTCGGCAGGGCGACGAGGAGCAGGGCGATGGCGACGCCCGAGGCGACACGCGGCCCGGTTCTGGTGGAACGGCCGACGAGGGTGAGCAGGAGACCCTGGAGCGCGACGTTGAGGACGGCTCCGCCGACGCCGAAGATCGCGATGGTGGTGAGCAGCGAGATCACTGAACGATTGTCCCACTGCCGGAGCGGTGCCGTCTCCCGGGGCCGGTGTGGCGGCTCAGGGGACCGCGATCCGCGACGACCCGTGCGGCCGGGGGAAACGCGGCGCGGACCGCCGGGCTCCGAAGTCGATCCGGTGCAGCAGGGCGGCCTCGGGACGGGCCAGCAGCACCAGGGAGCGCGCTTCGGGCACCGCCCGGCGGGGGTCGCGGCTGACGGCGCGGCGCAGGGCCCGCCACCGGCGCAGGTGCCCGCGGAAGCTGTGCCTGCTGACCCGGCGGCCGCGGGTGAACTGTCCGCGCCGGGCCTCGGCGGGGGCGGCGTCGATGAACAGCAGGTGGAGTTCGGCGCCGGTCAGGCGGCAGTACAGCGCGAACAGCAGGCGCACCGGGCGGCGGGTGCCGGTCTCGTGGACGATGACCGGCCCGCCGCCGCGCAGCGCGGTCAGGACGCGCAGGAAGTGGAGCAGGTGGGTGGCCCAGCGCCAGAGCGGGTAGGGAACGGCCCGCAGGCGGGGGGTGAGCCGGTTGCGGGACTGGAGGGAGTCGACGACGTGGACCCCGTCCGCGGAGCGCACCGTGGCGGTCTCGGTCCCCGACAGCCCGTAGAGGCGGCCGAGCAGGGTGCTCTTGCCCGCACCGGGAAGGCCGCCGAGCAGGAGGAGGCAGCGCCGCGGGTAGCGGAGCACGAACTCGTCGCAGACGTCGGCGGCTTCGGGGCGCGAGGGCGAGGCGGTCACGGCAGGGGTATCTCCCACGCGGGTAAAGGAGCGGTAAGGACGGGGCGGTTGCTCCGTTCCGGGGCGGGTCACCTCCGCCGGGCCAGGGTCAGGCCGTCCCCGATGGGCAGCAGGACCAGCTCCACCCGCTCGTCGGCGCGGGCGTGGGCGTTGAAGTCGCGGATGGCCTGCACCCGGGCGGAGGTCTGCGCGGGGTCCAGGACCCGGCCGTGCGAGAACACGTTGTCCACCAGCAGCACCCCGCCCGGACGCACCCGCGGCACGAGCTCCTCCCAGTAGTCGGTGTAGGACTCCTTGTCGGCGTCGATGAAGGCCAGGTCGAAGCGGGGGGTGGCGGGCAGTGCGCGCAGGGTGTCGAGCGCGGGGGCCAGGCGCAGCTCGATGCGGTCGGCGACCCCGGCCCGCTGCCAGTAGCGGCGGGCCACCGCGGTCCACTCCTCGCTGACGTCGCAGGCCAGCAGGGTGCCGTCGGCGGGCAGGCCGCGGGCCAGGCAGATCGAGGAGTAGCCGGTGAAGGTGCCGACCTCCACCACGTCGCGGGCGCCCGTCAGGCGGGCCAGCAGGGTCAGGAACAGGCCCTGCTCGGGGGCGATCTGCATGCGGACGGCCTCGGGGAAGAGGCGTTCGGTCTCGGCGGCGAGGTCGGTCAGCACCTCGTCGACCGGGCTGCTGTGGGCGACGAGGTAGGCGTGCAGTTCGGGGCTGAGGTTCTCGGATACGCGTGTCACGCGTCCAGCCTAGGCGCGGCCGCGCCCCTCCCGGGGGCCGGAGCGCGGTCTCACAGTTCGGGGAGGAGGTCCTTCCACGGGAACAGGTAGACCGACATCAGCACGATCGCGAGCGTGAGCATGGGGGTGATGACCTTGCGCTCCACCGGCCCGTCGGTCTTGAAGCCGACGTTCTGCCCGAACCGGTACTTCCAGAACGGCCACAGCAGGGGCACCCCCATCTGGGTGGCCATGTCGCCGAGGAAGTGCAGCAGGCAGCCGTAGCACACGGCCAGGCCGAGCCAGGCGTAGCTCACCCCCGAGGTGTACAGCGCCAGTGTGATGCCCGCCGTGGCCAGCGCGTTGATGACCTCGGCCGCCACGCGGTTCTTCTCCATGCCGTAGCCCAGGCCGTTCAGCGCGATGCCGATCAGCAGGAACACGAACACCTGGGCGGCCATCTCCGACCACCACACCAGCAGCTGCGCCAGCCCGCCCATCAGCAGCGCGAACAGCAGGGAGTGGGTGCCGTTGCGGTGTCCGCCGAACGCCCAGTTGAAGAACGCTCCGAGGGTCTCGGTGAAGACCCCGTAGGTCTTGGTGATGGTGGCGCTCTTGTGGTCCAGGTCGGGGATCAGCGCGGCGCCCGCGCAGACCAGTCCGCCCGCGATGATCTCGCCCGGGCCCAGGTCGAAGGTGACGCCGAGGACGTCGACCTGGTTGAGCAACGGAACGACAGCCATCCAACCGACCACGCCGCTGAGCGCGTGAGAGTGCCCCATCATGGGCGGAACGGTAGCGGTGACAGAGGGTTTTTGGCGAGTCGCGAAGTCTGCGGGGGAAAGGTGAGGAGGTCAGAGGGGGGTGTGAGATACGGCGCACCGGAGGACGGCCGCGGGGCGCAGCGGTGGCCGGATACGGCCAGCCCGCCGCGAACGGTCCCACCGGAAGTGCTCTGGCCAGCCAGAACGCCGTTTTCGCCCCCTGCTGCCCGCAACCGGGGAGTGAGCGGGGCCACGGAGCCCGTCCCGCCGTTGCGCATATGCTTCTTCCAGCCGCCCGTTCCGGCGTGGCCGTCAGGCGCCGAGTGCTCGGTCGCCAGGGCCGGACCTGGCCGCCGTGGCCGATCCACGGCGTCCTTGGCCTCGGTGCGCCCGGCATGCTCGTGGGGATCATGCCGGGGAGCACCGGGGCACGGGCGGTCTTTTCCGTGCCCGCAGGGGCCGTCGTCCGGGACCACACGGATTCTCCTTGACCCGGGCGCTCCCGTCCCCGATATTGGTCATGTGTCCAAGGCAATTGACCAACGACGGGAGGGGCGGTGTCCGCGGAGAGCGCGGTCGAACGGGGACGGCAGACCCGGCAGCGGCTGCTGGCCGCCGCGACCGAACTGATCCCCGAGGTCGGCTGGGCGGCGGTGACCACCCGGCGCGTCGCCGAACGCGCCGGGGTGCGCCCCGGCCTGGTGCACTACCACTTCGACTCGGTGGCCGACCTCCTCGCCACGGCGACGGTCGAGTTCGCCCGCCGGGCCCTGGAGGAGCCGCTGCGGGAGCTGCGCGCGGCCCCCGACCCCGCCACCGGGCTGGCCCGGCTGCTCGCCGCCCTCGACGTCTACGACGGCCGCGACCCCGGATCGCTGCTGCTGGTCGAGGCGGCCCTGGCGGCCGGCCGGGACGCCGCGCTGCGCACCGCCCTGGCGGGACTGCTGGCGGAGTACCGCGACCGCGTGGCCGAGTGGCTGAGCGGCCACGGAGTCGCCGACGCCGCCGAGAGCGCGGCGCTGCTGTGCGCCCTGCTCGACGGGATCGTCCTGCACCGCGCACTCGGGCAGGTCCCGGACACCGCAGCCCTGGCGGGACCGCTGGCCAGGATCCTGGCCCCCCGCGAGCACACCACCGGAAGGAATCCACAGTGCGGGTCGTGATCTGCGGAGCCGGGATCGCCGGACTGTCGCTGGCCTGGTGGCTGGAGCGCGCCGGGTGGGAGGTGCTCGTCGTGGAGCACGCCCCCGGGCAGCGCGGCGCGGGCTACCTCATCGACTTCTTCGGCCCCGGCTACGACGCGGTCGAACGGATGGGGCTGCTGCCGCGGGTGCGCGAGCGCGCCCGGACCGTGGCCGGGGTGCGCTACCGCGACCGCGCGGGACGCGTCACCTGCGAGCTGCCCTACGACTCCCTGGTCCGGCTGCAACGGGGCAGGGTGGTCACCCTGATGCGCGGAGAACTGGAGGACCTCCTGTTCGAGGCGCTGGGACCGGGCGTGGAGTTCCGCTACTCCACCAGCGTCGACGCGGTGGCCACCGCCGCCGACCACGTGGCCGTCACCCTCACCACCGGCGAGGTGGAACGTGCCGACCTGCTCGTCGGCGCCGACGGCATCCACTCCCGGGTCCGCGAGCTCGCCTTCGGACCCGAGTGGCGCCATCTGCGCTCCCTCGGCTACCACACCGCCGCCTACCTGTTCGCCGACCCGGAGCTGGGCGCCCGCGTCGGCGACCACCTGGAGATGGTGGAGGCGCCCGGACTCCAGGCCGGGGTCTGCCGCCTGGACGGCGAGCGCCTCGCCGCGGTCTTCGCCCACCGCGCCGGGGCGGACCCGCTGCCCGAGGACCCCCGCGAGCGGCTGCGGGAGCGCTACGCCTCCCTGGGCTGGCTGATCCCCGAGGTCCTGGACCGCTGTCCCGAGCCGGGACAGGTGTACTACGACGAGGTCGCCCAGATCGAGGCGGCCTCGTGGGCGCGGCCCCGCGTGGCGCTGCTCGGCGACGCCTGCCAGGCGGTGTCGCTGCTGGCCGGGCAGGGTGCGGCGATGGCCGTGGCGGGCGCCTGCGTGCTCGCCGAGGAACTGCTGCGCGACGGCGACGCGGTGGCTGCGCCGTTCCGCTACGAGGAGCGGGTGCGTCCCGCCGTCGTCCGCAAGCAGCGCGCCGGGCGGCGCATCGCCGACTGGTTCGTGCCCGCCAGCCGGACCCGGCTGCGGTTGCGCACGGCCGCCCTGCGCCTGGCCGCCCGCCCCGGACTCGTGGGCCTGCTCGGCCCGGTGCTGCGGACCCCCGACGACCGGCTCGCCGACCTGGCGGCGCACCGCTGAGCGGCGTCAGCGGCGCCGGAGACGCCCCGCGAGCCCCAGGGCGCGCCGCTCCCGCAGGGAGCGCACCTCGCGCATGAGCGCCGTCACGGTGGCGCCGTCGGCCACGCCGTCGTCCGGCAGCCCCCGTGCGGCCTGGAACGCGCGCAGCGCCGCCACCCGGTCGGCGGGCGGCGCGGACGGCGGCAGGCGGCCCAGCTCCGCCAGCAGGGCGCCGACCCGCGCGGGATCGGCCTCGGGCAGCACCCGCTCGGCGTCGCACAGCGCCCCGAGGACGCCCGCCGCGAAGGACAGCATGGCGCGCAGGCGGCGGACGGCCGGACCGGACCACGGGGTCGCCCGCCGGGCAGGCCCCGTGGCGCCGCGGTCCCGCGGACCGACCATCGCCAGCACGGCTGCCTCCTCCCACCGGCCCCCACCTCACACGTTACGGGCGGCGGGCGGGAGCGGCTCAGGGCAGCGTCAGGATCTCCGCGCCGTCCTCGGTGATCACCAGGGTGTGCTCGAACTGGGCGGTGCGCCTGCGGTCCTTGGTCACCGCGGTCCAGCCGTCCTCCCACACCTCGTACTCGATGGTGCCCAGGGTGATCATCGGTTCGATGGTGAAGGTCATGCCGGGGACCATCACGGTGTCGGCGCGCGGGTCGTCGTAGTGCGGGATGATCAGCCCCGAGTGGAACTCCGGCCCCACGCCGTGGCCGGTGAAGTCCCGCACCACGCCGTAGCCGAAGCGCTTGGCGTAGGACTCGATGACCCGGCCGATCACGTTGATCTGCCGTCCCGGCCGGCACGCCCTGATGCCGCGCATCAGGGCCTCGCGGGTGCGCTCCACCAGCAGCCGGGACTCCTCGCCGACCTCCCCGGCGAGGAAGGTCGCGTTGGTGTCGCCGTGCACGCCGTGGATGTAGGCGGTGACGTCGATGTTGACGATGTCGCCCTCGGAGATGACCGTGTCGTCGGGGATGCCGTGGCAGATGACCTCGTTCAGCGAGGTGCACAGCGACTTGGGGAACCCCTTGTAGCCGAGCGGGCTGGGGTAGGCGCCGTGGTCGCACAGGAACTCGTGGCCGATGCGGTCCAGCTCGTCGGTGGTCACGCCGGGCCGGACGTGCTTGCCGACCTCCTCCAGCGCCTGTGCCGCGATCCGCCCCGCCACCCGCATGGCCTCGATGGTCTCCGG
This window encodes:
- a CDS encoding TIGR03621 family F420-dependent LLM class oxidoreductase — translated: MSGLRFGVSFHGADLDHWTDYCVRTEELGFDVLYAPDHLGQPDPFVMLAAAAAATTRLGLGTYVLNNGFHNPALLARAAATVDRISGGRLELGLGAGHMKWEFDDAGIPWRPHAERVERLERAVAELDRRFAGTEPAPARSPRPTLTIGGHGERVLTLAAAHADVVAFSGLRHRPGRPPGEFTVAGTDELLRRVELVRGVAARHGRNPEFSVLVQEVLVTDDVERAFAERSERFAAAGLGTLEEVLDSPFVLLGSAAEIARELLAHRDRFGFTTVVTHGVHRDALAAVVPEAAALS
- a CDS encoding AAA family ATPase, which encodes MTASPSRPEAADVCDEFVLRYPRRCLLLLGGLPGAGKSTLLGRLYGLSGTETATVRSADGVHVVDSLQSRNRLTPRLRAVPYPLWRWATHLLHFLRVLTALRGGGPVIVHETGTRRPVRLLFALYCRLTGAELHLLFIDAAPAEARRGQFTRGRRVSRHSFRGHLRRWRALRRAVSRDPRRAVPEARSLVLLARPEAALLHRIDFGARRSAPRFPRPHGSSRIAVP
- a CDS encoding O-methyltransferase, whose translation is MTRVSENLSPELHAYLVAHSSPVDEVLTDLAAETERLFPEAVRMQIAPEQGLFLTLLARLTGARDVVEVGTFTGYSSICLARGLPADGTLLACDVSEEWTAVARRYWQRAGVADRIELRLAPALDTLRALPATPRFDLAFIDADKESYTDYWEELVPRVRPGGVLLVDNVFSHGRVLDPAQTSARVQAIRDFNAHARADERVELVLLPIGDGLTLARRR
- a CDS encoding metal-dependent hydrolase encodes the protein MMGHSHALSGVVGWMAVVPLLNQVDVLGVTFDLGPGEIIAGGLVCAGAALIPDLDHKSATITKTYGVFTETLGAFFNWAFGGHRNGTHSLLFALLMGGLAQLLVWWSEMAAQVFVFLLIGIALNGLGYGMEKNRVAAEVINALATAGITLALYTSGVSYAWLGLAVCYGCLLHFLGDMATQMGVPLLWPFWKYRFGQNVGFKTDGPVERKVITPMLTLAIVLMSVYLFPWKDLLPEL
- a CDS encoding TetR/AcrR family transcriptional regulator, producing MSAESAVERGRQTRQRLLAAATELIPEVGWAAVTTRRVAERAGVRPGLVHYHFDSVADLLATATVEFARRALEEPLRELRAAPDPATGLARLLAALDVYDGRDPGSLLLVEAALAAGRDAALRTALAGLLAEYRDRVAEWLSGHGVADAAESAALLCALLDGIVLHRALGQVPDTAALAGPLARILAPREHTTGRNPQCGS
- a CDS encoding FAD-dependent oxidoreductase; the protein is MRVVICGAGIAGLSLAWWLERAGWEVLVVEHAPGQRGAGYLIDFFGPGYDAVERMGLLPRVRERARTVAGVRYRDRAGRVTCELPYDSLVRLQRGRVVTLMRGELEDLLFEALGPGVEFRYSTSVDAVATAADHVAVTLTTGEVERADLLVGADGIHSRVRELAFGPEWRHLRSLGYHTAAYLFADPELGARVGDHLEMVEAPGLQAGVCRLDGERLAAVFAHRAGADPLPEDPRERLRERYASLGWLIPEVLDRCPEPGQVYYDEVAQIEAASWARPRVALLGDACQAVSLLAGQGAAMAVAGACVLAEELLRDGDAVAAPFRYEERVRPAVVRKQRAGRRIADWFVPASRTRLRLRTAALRLAARPGLVGLLGPVLRTPDDRLADLAAHR
- a CDS encoding peptidoglycan-binding protein — encoded protein: MVGPRDRGATGPARRATPWSGPAVRRLRAMLSFAAGVLGALCDAERVLPEADPARVGALLAELGRLPPSAPPADRVAALRAFQAARGLPDDGVADGATVTALMREVRSLRERRALGLAGRLRRR
- the map gene encoding type I methionyl aminopeptidase, translated to MTTPLVPGRISPKRSVPPSIPRPEYVGKKHPVEGVLGDVQTPETIEAMRVAGRIAAQALEEVGKHVRPGVTTDELDRIGHEFLCDHGAYPSPLGYKGFPKSLCTSLNEVICHGIPDDTVISEGDIVNIDVTAYIHGVHGDTNATFLAGEVGEESRLLVERTREALMRGIRACRPGRQINVIGRVIESYAKRFGYGVVRDFTGHGVGPEFHSGLIIPHYDDPRADTVMVPGMTFTIEPMITLGTIEYEVWEDGWTAVTKDRRRTAQFEHTLVITEDGAEILTLP